The genomic window GAGGAACAGCACTAGCAGCATGCCAACCACGGCAAGCTTGTTGGCAATCAGTCGATCGAAGGCGTCCTTGACCAGACTGAACTGCTTCTCGTCCTGTTGCAGATCGAGTGTGTTGTCGGTCATTATTCGTCTCCTGTCTTTTTGGCTGCGGCACGGGGGTCAAGCAACGGATAGGAAATGTCGACCAGAAGGTTCGACGCCATAACGACCGTTGAGAAAATCAGAACAATTGCGAGGATCACCGGATAGTCCGAAGACTTGATCGCGGTTTCTGTCAGACGGCCCAGACCCGGAAGCCCGAAGACCTTTTCAATCAGGATCGAGTTGTTGAGCGTGGCGATGATCAGCAGACCGATCTGGCTGACAACCGGCGTGAGAACCGGACGCATGATATGCTTGACCACAACCTGATAGCGCGGGATGCCCTTGGCACGAGCGGTGCGGACATAGTCCTCGCTCAGCACCTCGAGAACACCGGCACGGGCCTGACGAATGATGAGAGCCATAGGGTTGAGCCCCAGCACCAGAAGCGGCACGATGACCTTGAAGCTGAGCAGTCCACTCCAGCCGTAGGGCACGTCCTGATCGAGCACAAGCACCAGAAAGACGATGATCAGCGGACCGGCAACGAAGACCGGGATCCCCCAGACAATCAGCGCAAAACCGACGATGAGATTATCAAGAAGCTTGTTCTGGTTGAGCGCGGCGATGACGCCCAGAATGATGCCGATGATCGACAGCAGGAAGATTGCCGACAGGCCGAGTTTGAGGGTTACCGGCAGAGCGGCCACGATCATTGAATTGACGGATCGGCCCGATACGAGGGAGTTGCCGAAGTTCCCTTGCATGATGTTGAGAAGATAGTCCGTAAACTGCACCAGAAATGGCCGGTTGAGCCCCGCCGCATCCCTGATGGCTTCCACCCGGGCAGGATCATAGGCGACATCGCCCGGTGCCTGCAGGAAGATCAGCTTGATCGGATCGCCCGCCCCGAAGAAGACCAGAGCATAGATCAGCAACAGAAGAATAAAGACTGACGGAATCCACTTGAGCAGTCGGAATAGAATGTAGCGTCCCATACCAAGTCATCCTCACTGGTTTGACGAAAAAAGGACGGGAAGTGAGGAGATCACGACCCGTCCAGGATCGCTTGTCCTTACGGACGTTTGCTTTCGTCGATTGTCACATTCCACGGCTCGATGACCTGCCAGTCATCGTTCTTGTCGAAATTCATGACCCATGGCATGGCCCATTTCGACATCACGTCGTAATAGTAGGGAATGTAAACCCAGTCCTCACGGAACAGTTTCTGGGCTTCTTGTGCCAGTTCAATCCGTTTCGGATCTTTGACGCCTTTGGCGGATGCTTCTACCAGAAGAGCATCGATCTTGTCGTTCTTGTAACCACCCAGTTTGTTGCGGGCATTACCGGACTCTGAATAGATTGACCCCATCAGGTAGGAGACGGCATCGGGAACACGGGTGCCGACGTCATCACGGAAGATCTGAACGCTCTTCTGGTCTGGGCCGGAGTAGGTCTCGATGGCGGGTTTCATTTCGATGCCCTGAATGCCGAGGATCTTGCGCCATTGTTCGGCGATATATTGCGCGGCAGCTTCATGGGTCGGAGTGCTGATGCCAACAAACATGATTTTCGGCAACAGGCGGGCTTCCTTGTATTTCGAAGCGGCAAGTGCGGCTTTTGCACCTTCCGGATCGAAAGGATATTTCTCGAAGCTCGGATCCACACCGGGAACCTTGTTCAGGATCTGGCTGGCAGCCGTGAACGGTCCGTCAGGGAAGGCAGCAAGTGCGAGCTCTTCAGGATTGACTGACATGATCAGAGCCTTGCGGACGTTGATGTCGTCCATCGGAGGTTTCTGAGCATTGATCCAGAACTGCTGTCCTTTGGCGAGCGCAGGGCCACCAAGGAAATCGCCGCCAAGATCCTGAATGATCGTCGGGGTGATGAGCTCGGTGTGCGCATCCATCGTTCCGCGTTTCAGCATCAGGGTTGCGGTGCTGGCGTCGGAGACGGTGGTCAGGACGATCTTTTCAAGTTTGGGTTTTGGCCCGAAGAAGTTCGGGTTCGGAACCAGCGTAACGACGCCCTGATCAAGATCGATGCTTTCGGGCATGAAGGGACCCGATACGGCAACGCCCTGTTCAGGCATCCACCAGTCCTGTTTCTCCATGCCGTTTTCATCTTCGGCCTGAGAAATTTTCACCGGTGCGATCAGCGCGGTTGCGATCTTCTGGTCGAAAATCGGATCCGAACCGTCAAGGGTGACACTTACAGTCGCGTCGTCCTTGATCGCCAGACCTTCCATGTCCTTTGCCTTGCCAACGACTACATCATTGAAGCCTTTGACACCACCCAGAAACAGGTTGACGCGGGCATGTTTGGTTGCCGGACGAGCCGACAGGTTCCAGGTGCCGACGACATCTGCAGCGGTGATCTTTGAGCCATCGGAGAAGACAGCTTTCGGGTTCACGTGGAGAGTCCAGCTGGTGAAGCTGTCATCGGACTCAACACTTGAAAGGACGTAAGGCGTGAGCTTGCCGTCCTTGTCAAAATACATCGGAGCGGCCCAGCTCAGTGATTGCCAGCGCGCTGCGTGCCCTCCTCCCTGAAGGGGTGACCAGTTTTGCTGGAGAACGGGGTGGGCAATGTTCAGAACTTGACCTTCTGAAGCGGCCTGCCCCTGGGCCGGTGACAGCCCGAGCACTGCAAGCCCGAGCAAAAGGACTTTAAAAAGATCCTTTTTCATTAAAGTGTCTCCTCTCTCTATCTAATCAATTAGACTGTGGCGGTTCTTGTTGCGCCTTGTCCCCAACCATTGCAATCGCCGTGCCACACACATCAACCTATTGATGTGATGTAGTTTTGCTTAATAAGTAAAAACTTAACTACGTATTTCTTGCGGCAATATGCTACGGCCTCTGATGCAGTCTGCATCACCAATTCGTTGCAATTGGTGGGAAATGACCACATACTTTCTCACCGGGAGGAACGGTCATGGTTATCGCGTTTATTGCTCCATTCGAGCAAATACGGATCAAGGCCCAAAGCATTATCGACACATCCAACTACCCGGCAAAAGCCTTTGAGGGAGACCTCCATCAGGGGGTGAAGGCTGCACGTCAGGCAATGGAGAACGGGGCCAAGATCATCATCAGCCGCGGCGGGACCGCGCGCATGATCCGGAGGGAATTGAATGTCGAAGTGATCGAAGTGGAGGCTTCGGTCCAGCGAACGCTCGCCTACATTCACAAGGAAACAGACGAGAACACCCGCATCGCGGTCGCCGGCTATGCTCCGCTCATCAATCTGGTCGAGCCGATCTGCACGATCCTTTCGCGAACCTATCGCTGTTTCGAATTGCGCGAAAAGCTGAGCTTTCAGGAGCGCATGGACAACCTCGTGACATGGAAGCCAGATGTGGTGATCGGGGACGCGGTTGCCTACCAGTGGGTCAAGTCGAAAGGCCTTAACGCCTATCTCATTGAATCCAGCATGGAAACCATCGTTGACGCGTTTGAGCGGGCGATGCTCGTCTACAAGAATCTCAACCGCTATATCCACGCCGAGCAGAAGCTGTCCACCGTGCTCGATTGCACCCGCGATGGCGCTGTTCTGGTGAACAGGCAGGGGCGGATAGAAGAGATCAACCGGCAAGGATGCGAGATACTGGCCCATTCCAGAGACAAGATTCTGGGCACGGCGATTGCGGATTTCTTCGTCTCCTCGGAACTCGACCGTGCTTTCCAGAAGGGCAAGGATGCCCGCAACATGATCGTTCCCTATCGGGGCGACACGCTGGCGCTGGACCATATTTCCATTTCGTCGAACGACTTCAATGACAATTCTTCCGTGGTGCTGTTCCAGCCGGTCCAGAAAATTCAGGACACCGGCAACGTCATCCGCAAGAAGCTGACGGAAAGCGGGTTCTACGCAAAATATTCCTTCTCGAGCATTCGCTACAAATGCCAGAAGATGAAACGGCTCGTGGAGATGGCTGAGCAATATAGCAAAACCACCTGCAACATCATGATTGTTGGTGAGACCGGCACGGGCAAAGAGCTTTTCGCCCAGTCGATCCACAATGCGGGCCAGCTTGCCCAAGGGCCCTTCGTGGCGGTCAACTGCGCCGCCCTGCCCGGAAACCTTCTTGAGAGTGAGCTGTTCGGCTATGCGCCGGGGGCCTTCACCGGAGCGTCGAAATCGGGCAAGATCGGGCTTTTCGAGCTGGCCCATGAAGGCACCCTGTTTCTGGATGAACTGACCGAAATGGATGTCTTTCTGCAAGCAAAACTGCTCCGAGCCCTGCAGACGGGCGAAATCATGCGCATCGGTGACAACAAGGTCGTGCCGATCAAGGTTCGCATCATCGCCACGACCAACAAAATCCCGCAGGAGGAAATTCACCACCGGCGCCTGCGTGCCGACTTGTTCTATCGACTCAATGTGCTCGACCTCAACATTCCACCCTTGCGCGAGCGCGAGGGAGACGCAGAGCTCCTGTTCCTGAACTTCCTCGAGAAGACCTGTGTTCAGCGTAAAGTCTCAACGCCTCACGTACCGACACGCGTGTTGAAGCAGCTGCAGCATTACAGCTGGCCGGGCAATGTCCGCGAGCTGGAAAACTTCGCCGAGAAATACGCTACGCTTCAGAGCCTTCCCGATCTGGAGGTCCCCCAGCTCGCACCTGCACCTCTCCTGACGGAGCCTGATATGGATTTCGACACGGACGAGAAGTCGCTCGACGAGATCATCGCGGCCAAGGTGAACAAGATCTACCGACTGGAGAATGGCAACATCACCAAAACGGCGCAACGCCTTGCGATTGATCGCAACACCGTCAAGCGCTGGCTGGTGAAGAGCGAGAAGGGTGATAAGGCGGCCCGCATGAGCGGACACTAGCCAACTTCTGCGAAGTCAGCGACTGTCAATGCGGGAACGGAGATCATCATCCGGGTGAGCGCCATATGGTGTTCGTCAGCCTCGTTCGAGCCATGGTCCGTCGACCGGGCTCTATCGCGATGGCCGAGGTCCTCGAGGACAGTTTCCATTTCGCCGGGCCGCATGGGCAGGATCACGCCCAGCCCTGAGGCACCATCGTGGATTGCCTGCTCGATGCTTTCGACGATCGTGCCAAAGGCATTGCTTCCGGCATCCCTCTCGGCGGGCAAGGATCCGCTTTTCTTCTCGCCGATGACGAGGAGCCCGTCATAGTCGCAGGCTCGAGCCAGTGCAGAGAGAAGATGCAAAAGATTTGCCGGAGCCAGTTCCAGCAGCGCTGATCCGCTGAAGGAACCATCGATCTCGCGGACTTCCTGCAGGGGAGCGGATGCAACGGACCGCACGGCATCCTTCATGCGATTGCGGTCCTTCTTTTCAAAGGCATCACAATAGCTCGACAGGCTGGCGATCAGACCCGGGCCTCCCGGTAGAAGAATGATCTCGCGTGTTGCATTCTCGAGCACGCTCGCAGGGCTCTTGTGGAACGCTGAAACATCGGCTGCGCAGCGTTCGGCAAACCGGCGGAACAGGACATCAATCGCCTTGCCATTGGGCTTTTGCGCCGTGGCAATGGACCTCATCAGTTTGCCGACGAGATCCGCCCTGCCCTGAACGGACAGCTCCTCACCCCAGTCCAGATCCATCGGCACAGTTAGGGTCACCAGATTTCTGGCATGAGCCCTCTGGCTTGCCATACGGACGAGCAGGCTAATGCCAAAGCCGGGCTCACCACAGAGGAACCGCAAGGTCGCTGCGCCGTTGGCGACGCGCTCGATGAAGAACAACAGCTCTTCAATCGCAACCGAATGGCTCATTTCAGTGGCAGAGGTCCAGCGTTTCATGTGGTGGAGCTTTCCGGCGTCAGGTTTCAACCCCGCCCGTTGTTGGTGATGATGTCAAACAGATCCATGGCATCCTCGCACACGGCCTCTGCTCCCTTGGACAGAAGCAAGTCACGATGCTGATCGCGAATGGCGTCAAGATGCGAGCCGCCAGTGAAGCCGACCGCACGCATGCCAGCCGCCTTTGCTCCCTCGATGCCGTGCGGGGAATCCTCGACAACAATGCAAGCTGCGGGATCAAGGTTCATCTGCTTTGCGGTGAAGAAAAAGAGATCAGGCGCTGGCTTACCGCGCTCGACCTGCTCGCCACTGAAGGTTCGGCCCTCGAAGCGTGACAGCAGCCCCGAAGCCGTCAGGGAGCGGATGATCCGGTCGGGTGAGCCACCCGACGCAATGGCCGTGATCAGGCCGGCATCGCGCAAGCGGTCATGCAACGCCACCATGGAGGCCACCTGCGGCAGTCCATCCTTCTCATAGAAGTCGAACAGCCGCTGGTGATATCTGTCAACCAGATCGGCAGGCACGGGCCGACCAAGGCGCACAGAGGCATCCTTGCTGACATCGGTCAGTGACCAGCCGAGATAGTTGTCGCGGGTCATTTCAAAACAAGCGCCGGGCACCCCCGCCTCCTGCAACTCGATGGCCAATGCTCTGAGAGAAACCGGCTCGCTATCGACGAGGCATCCATCAAGATCAAAGATGACGGCGTTTGTTGTGGTCATAAAAATCTCCGCTCCACGGGGGCGTCCCCCGCCAATGGGTCTTTGGAACTTCAGTGGCGAATGGCAGCCTCGCGAGCGAGGGACTGGAACCGCTTGAAGAGGTCATAACGACTGTCGTGGAAGCTCCGGTTTTCGCCCGTATCGGGTTCATATCGCCGGGAAATTTCACTCATCGCAGTCATGGCTTCTTCTACACTGGCAAAGTCACCTGCCGCAACGGCGCCAAGCACCGCAGACCCCAAAAGGACAGGTTCTTCCGTTTTTGGTGCCGCAACGGCCACTCCGGTTGCGTCGGCCAGCAACTGGCGCACGAGATGGCTACGCCCGGCACCACCGCTGATTACGATTGTCTTGATCGAGGCACCTGCTTCGGCCTGCGTGTCGATGATCTGCCGCAGGCCATAGCCGAGCGAACAGACACCGGCGAGATAGAGCGCGACGAGATGATCTACATCGGCGTCCATGCCAAGCCCTGCGATCACCGCGCGGGTGTAGGGATCGCCATAGGGCGCACGGTTGCCGATGAATTCGGGCACCACATGCAGGCCGTTGGCCAGTTTCGCAGCTTTGTCAATGGAACCTGCCTGCTCGACAGCTCTGACGGCAAGCCAATCGGGCAGTGACTTGCCCTTTTCCTTGGCGATTGCAGTTGCCTCGGCAGCTGCCGGGTGGAATTTCAACAATTGGGCAATGGCGGCCCCTGCGGCGGACTGGCCACCCTCGTTGAGCCAAGCACCGGGCACCATGGCGGAATAATACGGCCCCCAGACACCGGGCACGAAGACCGGGTCGGTTGTCGTGGTCATGGTGCAGGAGCTGGTGCCGAAGACATAGCCCAGATTGTCCTGCGGCTTGCCGCTGTCCTTGGCGCCAACTGTGCCGATCCCGCCTGCGTGTGCATCGATCAGCCCTGCAGCGACCCTGGTTCCCGCCACAAGGCCGAGATCGGCGGCAGCGGCTTCGGTCAGCCCAGCGCCCAGCGGCGTGCCCGCGTTGACGATCTCTGTGCCGATGCGCTCGAATTTCTCATCCGCCAGTGCCTCAAGGCCGATCTGGCGGAAATAGCTCTCGTCCCAGCTGTCTTCATGGCCCATATAGGTCCATTTACAGGTAACGGTGCAGATCGAACGTGCTTCGCTGCCGGTGGAGCGCCAGGTCAGATAGTCCGTGAGATCAAAGAAACGCCATGCCGATGCAAAGGTGTCGGGCCGGTGCTCCTTCAGCCAGAGCAGCTTGGGGGTTTCCATCTCAGGAGAAATGATCCCGCCGACATAGTCGAGCACACGGTGCTTGGTGGCGTTGATCCTGTCTGCCTGATCGGTTGCGCGGTGATCCATCCAGACGATGATGTTGCGCGATGGATTCTCACTGGAGCCGATGGCCATGGGGGTCCCGTTCTGGCCGAGAACCACGAGAGAACAGGTTGCATCAAAGCCGATGCCGACCACGTCTGCTGGAGCTATGCCGGATGCCTTCAGGGCTCCCTTGCTTGCGGTGCAGACCGCGTTCCAGACCTCATCGGAGGATTGCTCGACAATTGATCCTGCTTCCTGAAACAGGGTGATGTCTTTCTTCTCAGTGCCCAGCATGTTGCCGTACACATCAAAAATGCCGACACGGGCGCTGCCTGTGCCGACATCGATCCCCATGTAGTATCGTGCCATTTTTCTCTTCCCATGCTTTCCTGCGCCGATCCGGAAGGCCTCGATCAAAGCTCTCCCTCGTGATGGATCAGCAAAATGTGAGCCGGAGCGATTGCTGTTTGCCCGCTCCGGCTCTCATCATTAAACGCGATCGAAGTTGGTCGGAAGGACCAGCATGTCGCGGATGGTGACCTGCCGTTTGCGGGTCAGCATATACATGACAGCATCGGCCACTTCGGACGCTTCGATGAGGCTACCGGATTCCTTTGCCTTGCGCAGGTTTTCTTCAGGCCAATCGGCGAGAAGTGCAGAGATAACCGGGCCCGGAGAGACCTGAGCCACACGAACACCGTGCGGGATCATCTGACGGCGCATGCCCTGAACGAAGCTGGTGATGGCCCATTTGGAAGCGGAATAGACTGGCTCCCAGTAGGTCGGGAAGTGACCGGCGATCGAGCAGGTCACGACGATGTCGCCGGTCTTGCGTTCGATCATGTGCGGAACGACTTCGCGGACGTTTTTCATCACGGCGTTGACGTTGAGGTTCAGCATGCGGTCGATGGTCTTGGTGTCGGTTTCGGTCAGGTCACCGCCGATATAAGTGCCAGCGTTGCAATAGAGGATGTCGATATGATCCACTTTTGCGAGGATTTCGGGCACCATGGCGGCGCAGCTGTCCGGATCGATGAGGTTGGTGACCTGTGCGATTGCCTTGTCGCCGAGACGGGCCACGCATTCCTTCAGGGCCTTCTCGTCATAGTCGACCATGACGACAGTTGCTCCTGCTTCGATCAGCGCTTCGGTGGTTGCGAGGCCAATCCCGGATGCAGCACCGGTGATAACGGCAATTTTGCCTTCTACAGATTCAGCCATTTTCTTGCTCCTTGGGGTTCGAATGTGTGAATGGCGCTTGCATCAGACGGCGAGGAAGCCGCCGTCGACGGAGAGAACGGAACC from uncultured Cohaesibacter sp. includes these protein-coding regions:
- a CDS encoding ABC transporter permease, with amino-acid sequence MGRYILFRLLKWIPSVFILLLLIYALVFFGAGDPIKLIFLQAPGDVAYDPARVEAIRDAAGLNRPFLVQFTDYLLNIMQGNFGNSLVSGRSVNSMIVAALPVTLKLGLSAIFLLSIIGIILGVIAALNQNKLLDNLIVGFALIVWGIPVFVAGPLIIVFLVLVLDQDVPYGWSGLLSFKVIVPLLVLGLNPMALIIRQARAGVLEVLSEDYVRTARAKGIPRYQVVVKHIMRPVLTPVVSQIGLLIIATLNNSILIEKVFGLPGLGRLTETAIKSSDYPVILAIVLIFSTVVMASNLLVDISYPLLDPRAAAKKTGDE
- a CDS encoding SDR family oxidoreductase; protein product: MAESVEGKIAVITGAASGIGLATTEALIEAGATVVMVDYDEKALKECVARLGDKAIAQVTNLIDPDSCAAMVPEILAKVDHIDILYCNAGTYIGGDLTETDTKTIDRMLNLNVNAVMKNVREVVPHMIERKTGDIVVTCSIAGHFPTYWEPVYSASKWAITSFVQGMRRQMIPHGVRVAQVSPGPVISALLADWPEENLRKAKESGSLIEASEVADAVMYMLTRKRQVTIRDMLVLPTNFDRV
- a CDS encoding HAD-IA family hydrolase translates to MTTTNAVIFDLDGCLVDSEPVSLRALAIELQEAGVPGACFEMTRDNYLGWSLTDVSKDASVRLGRPVPADLVDRYHQRLFDFYEKDGLPQVASMVALHDRLRDAGLITAIASGGSPDRIIRSLTASGLLSRFEGRTFSGEQVERGKPAPDLFFFTAKQMNLDPAACIVVEDSPHGIEGAKAAGMRAVGFTGGSHLDAIRDQHRDLLLSKGAEAVCEDAMDLFDIITNNGRG
- a CDS encoding BREX system ATP-binding domain-containing protein, giving the protein MKRWTSATEMSHSVAIEELLFFIERVANGAATLRFLCGEPGFGISLLVRMASQRAHARNLVTLTVPMDLDWGEELSVQGRADLVGKLMRSIATAQKPNGKAIDVLFRRFAERCAADVSAFHKSPASVLENATREIILLPGGPGLIASLSSYCDAFEKKDRNRMKDAVRSVASAPLQEVREIDGSFSGSALLELAPANLLHLLSALARACDYDGLLVIGEKKSGSLPAERDAGSNAFGTIVESIEQAIHDGASGLGVILPMRPGEMETVLEDLGHRDRARSTDHGSNEADEHHMALTRMMISVPALTVADFAEVG
- a CDS encoding FGGY-family carbohydrate kinase: MARYYMGIDVGTGSARVGIFDVYGNMLGTEKKDITLFQEAGSIVEQSSDEVWNAVCTASKGALKASGIAPADVVGIGFDATCSLVVLGQNGTPMAIGSSENPSRNIIVWMDHRATDQADRINATKHRVLDYVGGIISPEMETPKLLWLKEHRPDTFASAWRFFDLTDYLTWRSTGSEARSICTVTCKWTYMGHEDSWDESYFRQIGLEALADEKFERIGTEIVNAGTPLGAGLTEAAAADLGLVAGTRVAAGLIDAHAGGIGTVGAKDSGKPQDNLGYVFGTSSCTMTTTTDPVFVPGVWGPYYSAMVPGAWLNEGGQSAAGAAIAQLLKFHPAAAEATAIAKEKGKSLPDWLAVRAVEQAGSIDKAAKLANGLHVVPEFIGNRAPYGDPYTRAVIAGLGMDADVDHLVALYLAGVCSLGYGLRQIIDTQAEAGASIKTIVISGGAGRSHLVRQLLADATGVAVAAPKTEEPVLLGSAVLGAVAAGDFASVEEAMTAMSEISRRYEPDTGENRSFHDSRYDLFKRFQSLAREAAIRH
- a CDS encoding ABC transporter substrate-binding protein → MKKDLFKVLLLGLAVLGLSPAQGQAASEGQVLNIAHPVLQQNWSPLQGGGHAARWQSLSWAAPMYFDKDGKLTPYVLSSVESDDSFTSWTLHVNPKAVFSDGSKITAADVVGTWNLSARPATKHARVNLFLGGVKGFNDVVVGKAKDMEGLAIKDDATVSVTLDGSDPIFDQKIATALIAPVKISQAEDENGMEKQDWWMPEQGVAVSGPFMPESIDLDQGVVTLVPNPNFFGPKPKLEKIVLTTVSDASTATLMLKRGTMDAHTELITPTIIQDLGGDFLGGPALAKGQQFWINAQKPPMDDINVRKALIMSVNPEELALAAFPDGPFTAASQILNKVPGVDPSFEKYPFDPEGAKAALAASKYKEARLLPKIMFVGISTPTHEAAAQYIAEQWRKILGIQGIEMKPAIETYSGPDQKSVQIFRDDVGTRVPDAVSYLMGSIYSESGNARNKLGGYKNDKIDALLVEASAKGVKDPKRIELAQEAQKLFREDWVYIPYYYDVMSKWAMPWVMNFDKNDDWQVIEPWNVTIDESKRP
- a CDS encoding sigma 54-interacting transcriptional regulator, translated to MVIAFIAPFEQIRIKAQSIIDTSNYPAKAFEGDLHQGVKAARQAMENGAKIIISRGGTARMIRRELNVEVIEVEASVQRTLAYIHKETDENTRIAVAGYAPLINLVEPICTILSRTYRCFELREKLSFQERMDNLVTWKPDVVIGDAVAYQWVKSKGLNAYLIESSMETIVDAFERAMLVYKNLNRYIHAEQKLSTVLDCTRDGAVLVNRQGRIEEINRQGCEILAHSRDKILGTAIADFFVSSELDRAFQKGKDARNMIVPYRGDTLALDHISISSNDFNDNSSVVLFQPVQKIQDTGNVIRKKLTESGFYAKYSFSSIRYKCQKMKRLVEMAEQYSKTTCNIMIVGETGTGKELFAQSIHNAGQLAQGPFVAVNCAALPGNLLESELFGYAPGAFTGASKSGKIGLFELAHEGTLFLDELTEMDVFLQAKLLRALQTGEIMRIGDNKVVPIKVRIIATTNKIPQEEIHHRRLRADLFYRLNVLDLNIPPLREREGDAELLFLNFLEKTCVQRKVSTPHVPTRVLKQLQHYSWPGNVRELENFAEKYATLQSLPDLEVPQLAPAPLLTEPDMDFDTDEKSLDEIIAAKVNKIYRLENGNITKTAQRLAIDRNTVKRWLVKSEKGDKAARMSGH